A genomic region of Oncorhynchus mykiss isolate Arlee chromosome 16, USDA_OmykA_1.1, whole genome shotgun sequence contains the following coding sequences:
- the LOC110491432 gene encoding palmitoyltransferase ZDHHC16B isoform X1, translated as MRSWRWQFSRMMSLCLRWCRLCPKRGVRPSKPRRKLGELWSYWKLLLNSLYFNSLTNSDTYLDCVFEPIYWIVDNVTRWFGVFFRLSRSLMSCSLCPCPPLLCSQVFVCLVIALTSSVVVIVYLCLLPVILNTYPLLWIIWHLTYGHWVLMMVLFHYYKATTTSPGHPPQVKSDTPSVTICKKCIVPKPARTHHCSICNTCILKMDHHCPWLNNCVGHFNHRYFFSFCLYMTMGCMYCSVSCKDMFIEAYNAVESYYQTPPALFSFREKMVHNGVIFIWVLTSSVAVALGGLTLWHAILITRGETSVERHINKKEIRRLKEKGKVFRNPYHYGKINNWKVLFGVEETSHWLTRVLLPSSHVPHEDGLIWECPRALTRRDPMTI; from the exons ATGCGCAGCTGGAGGTGGCAGTTCTCCAGGATGATGAGCCTTTGCCTGCGCTGGTGCCGGCTGTGTCCTAAGCGAGGGGTGCGCCCCAGCAAGCCCCGGAGGAAGCTAGGAGAGCTGTGGAGCTACTGGAAGCTGCTGCTCAACTCCCTCTACTTCAACAGCCTCACCAACTCTGACACCTACCTGGACTGTGTCTTTGAACCCATCTACTGGATTGTGGACAATGTGACTCGCTGGTTTGGGGTG TTTTTTCGCCTTTCACGCTCCCTCATGAGTTGTTCCCTCTGtccgtgtcctcctctcctctgttcccagGTATTTGTGTGCCTGGTGATTGCCCTCACCAGCTCTGTGGTGGTCATTGTCTACCTGTGCCTGTTGCCTGTTATCCTCAACACCTACCCACTGCTGTGGATCATCTGGCACCTCACCTATGGCCACTGGGTCCTCATGATGGTCCTCTTCCACTACTACAAggccaccaccacctcccctgGACACCCACCACAG GTTAAAAGTGATACACCGTCAGTGACCATCTGTAAGAAATGCATCGTCCCCAAACCAGCCAGGACTCACCACTGCAGCATCTGCAATAC GTGTATTCTGAAGATGGATCACCACTGTC CTTGGCTCAACAACTGTGTGGGCCACTTCAACCACCGCTACTTCTTCTCCTTCTGCCTGTACATGACCATGGGCTGCATGTACTGCAGCGTCAGCTGCAAAGACATGTTCATAGAGGCTTACAACGCTGTCGAG AGCTACTATCAGACCCCACCAGCACTGTTTTCCTTCAGGGAAAAGATGGTTCACAATGGTGTCATTTTCATTTGGGTGCTGACAAG TTCGGTGGCAGTTGCTCTGGGAGGTCTGACCCTGTGGCATGCTATCCTCATCACTCGAGGAGAGACCAGTGTGGAGAGACACATCAACAAGAAAGAAATCAGACGTTTAAAGGAGAAAGGAAAG GTGTTCCGAAATCCATACCACTATGGGAAAATAAACAATTGGAAAGTTTTGTTTGGTGTGGAGGAGACGAG TCACTGGTTGACCAGAGTCCTCCTGCCGTCTAGCCACGTTCCCCATGAAGATGGACTGATATGGGAATGCCCTCGGGCTCTCACCAGAAGAGACCCTATGACCATTTAA
- the LOC110491432 gene encoding palmitoyltransferase ZDHHC16B isoform X2, with the protein MRSWRWQFSRMMSLCLRWCRLCPKRGVRPSKPRRKLGELWSYWKLLLNSLYFNSLTNSDTYLDCVFEPIYWIVDNVTRWFGVVFVCLVIALTSSVVVIVYLCLLPVILNTYPLLWIIWHLTYGHWVLMMVLFHYYKATTTSPGHPPQVKSDTPSVTICKKCIVPKPARTHHCSICNTCILKMDHHCPWLNNCVGHFNHRYFFSFCLYMTMGCMYCSVSCKDMFIEAYNAVESYYQTPPALFSFREKMVHNGVIFIWVLTSSVAVALGGLTLWHAILITRGETSVERHINKKEIRRLKEKGKVFRNPYHYGKINNWKVLFGVEETSHWLTRVLLPSSHVPHEDGLIWECPRALTRRDPMTI; encoded by the exons ATGCGCAGCTGGAGGTGGCAGTTCTCCAGGATGATGAGCCTTTGCCTGCGCTGGTGCCGGCTGTGTCCTAAGCGAGGGGTGCGCCCCAGCAAGCCCCGGAGGAAGCTAGGAGAGCTGTGGAGCTACTGGAAGCTGCTGCTCAACTCCCTCTACTTCAACAGCCTCACCAACTCTGACACCTACCTGGACTGTGTCTTTGAACCCATCTACTGGATTGTGGACAATGTGACTCGCTGGTTTGGGGTG GTATTTGTGTGCCTGGTGATTGCCCTCACCAGCTCTGTGGTGGTCATTGTCTACCTGTGCCTGTTGCCTGTTATCCTCAACACCTACCCACTGCTGTGGATCATCTGGCACCTCACCTATGGCCACTGGGTCCTCATGATGGTCCTCTTCCACTACTACAAggccaccaccacctcccctgGACACCCACCACAG GTTAAAAGTGATACACCGTCAGTGACCATCTGTAAGAAATGCATCGTCCCCAAACCAGCCAGGACTCACCACTGCAGCATCTGCAATAC GTGTATTCTGAAGATGGATCACCACTGTC CTTGGCTCAACAACTGTGTGGGCCACTTCAACCACCGCTACTTCTTCTCCTTCTGCCTGTACATGACCATGGGCTGCATGTACTGCAGCGTCAGCTGCAAAGACATGTTCATAGAGGCTTACAACGCTGTCGAG AGCTACTATCAGACCCCACCAGCACTGTTTTCCTTCAGGGAAAAGATGGTTCACAATGGTGTCATTTTCATTTGGGTGCTGACAAG TTCGGTGGCAGTTGCTCTGGGAGGTCTGACCCTGTGGCATGCTATCCTCATCACTCGAGGAGAGACCAGTGTGGAGAGACACATCAACAAGAAAGAAATCAGACGTTTAAAGGAGAAAGGAAAG GTGTTCCGAAATCCATACCACTATGGGAAAATAAACAATTGGAAAGTTTTGTTTGGTGTGGAGGAGACGAG TCACTGGTTGACCAGAGTCCTCCTGCCGTCTAGCCACGTTCCCCATGAAGATGGACTGATATGGGAATGCCCTCGGGCTCTCACCAGAAGAGACCCTATGACCATTTAA
- the LOC110491431 gene encoding MMS19 nucleotide excision repair protein homolog isoform X1, whose product MAAGSALLVGLVEEFVSGQQDSKAADTATGLKAGQFTILQLVEALGLHLASSQPQTRARGVQLLSNVLQQCHGDLTEREVDVLLAFYENRLKDHYVITPHVLKGMKALTKCSVLPPGSAVSILKSLFQDVHVQSLMLVERSCVYNILTQLMESRESELKGLGADFVFGFVQSVDGERDPRNLLLAFQIARKIIHGGYDLGKFTEELFEVTSCYFPIDFSPPPNDPHGITQEELILALRAVLTGTPRFAEFLLPLIIEKLDSDVQSAKVDSLQTLTACASVYEHKELAEFLPGLWASLRREVFQTASERVESAGLAALSALTACISRSVLNSDSEDYLNVFLDLVLKDCQHHLCEPDLKLVWPSAKLLQATSTASYRASHRVAAAIMPSLIEQYNSRTQCAQRRTLLEVLQGFVQPVKSSEEDESVLLDFRQSLCSIVFSALSENSAGLQITSLRVLTALSQQTVLLLESDVELAVDHLTKLILEEEDAKVSLAVVECAGALACLHPLAFISKMVPRLKGEIFSESMAQGDSATLSQEHSQQAVRQRCLTALAAVSSRPSVVQESTPVLLQVLTSSHTGTGSFSLEEVISVCHNLQRIAEHAQDTEETGRVFHDIIIPRLLGLALQAAMRGSSDHPSPLVEESVLSAMVPVISTTCARLQSQLAGQTASRAVSLFLDGDMSFLPENAFPSQIQLLKKQAGDSWRQSQMVCLLMGCVCSLPRSVEVPQMDRLLLELEELSCTCDHPFSYTSAAKCYAGLVNKRPAGEALDSLIDGTLKRISTELDCASSSVRTQAFTLLLWVAKALLLRYHPLSTALTDKLFSLLSDSELGSIAADGFSLLMSDSQDVLNRGCNADVRIMYRQRFFTENSAKLVQGFNSAAPEKKSGYLKALSHIVNYLPRQVQLTELPALLPLLLEALSCPDQAVQLSTLSCLQPVLMDPPSALITQLEALVGRTLTLTTSPAMKVRIASLRCIHALSRFPEHEIMPFRARVLRALAVPLDDLKRMVRSEAVVARNEWFLLGSPGGR is encoded by the exons ATGGCTGCGGGTAGTGCCTTGCTAGTGGGCTTGGTAGAAGAATTTGTTTCGGGACAACAGGACAGCAAGGCCGCCGACACCGCAACAG GACTCAAGGCTGGACAGTTTACAATACTACAGTTGGTTGAAGCATTGGG ATTGCATCTGGCCAGCTCCCAACCCCAGACCCGAGCCCGTGGTGTCCAGCTCCTCTCCAATGTCCTGCAGCAGTGCCATGgagacctcacagagagagaag TGGACGTCCTTCTAGCGTTTTATGAGAACAGACTCAAGGACCACTATGTCATCACACCACATGTCTTAAAGGGGATGAAAGCGCTG ACAAAATGCTCAGTGTTGCCGCCTGGGTCTGCGGTGTCCATTCTGAAATCACTCTTCCAGGACGTTCATGTGCAG tccctgatgCTGGTGGAGCGATCATGTGTTTACAACATCCTAACCCAGCTTATGGAATCCAGGGAGTCAG AGCTGAAGGGCCTGGGTGCAGACTTTGTCTTTGGGTTTGTCCAGTCAGTGGATGGGGAGAGGGACCCACGCAATCTTCTCCTGGCCTTCCAGATCGCTAGGAAAATCATCCATGGAGGCTATGATCTGG GTAAATTCACAGAGGAGCTGTTTGAAGTTACATCCTGCTATTTCCCCATAGACTTCAGCCCG CCACCCAATGACCCCCACGGCATCACCCAGGAAGAGCTGATCCTCGCCCTGAGGGCCGTGCTCACTGGAACACCACGCTTTGCAGAG TTCCTGCTGCCGCTGATCATTGAGAAGCTGGACTCAGATGTTCAGAGTGCCAAGGTGGACTCCCTGCAGACTCTG ACTGCCTGTGCTTCTGTGTATGAACATAAAGAGCTAGCCGAATTCCTACCAGGCCTTTGGGCCTCGCTGCGCAGGGAG GTGTTCCAGACAGCCAGTGAGAGGGTGGAGTCCGCTGGTCTAGCTGCCCTCAGTGCCCTGACAGCCTGCATCTCCCGCTCCGTCCTCAACTCTGACTCTGAAGACTACCTCAATGTCTTTCTCGACTTGGTCCTCAAAG ACTGTCAGCACCACCTGTGTGAGCCGGACCTGAAGCTGGTGTGGCCCAGCGCAAAGCTGCTGCAGGCCACCTCTACCGCCTCCTACAGGGCGAGCCACAGAGTTGCAGCCGCCATCATGCCGTCCCTCATAGAACAATACAACAGCCGAACACAA TGTGCTCAGCGGCGCACCCTACTGGAGGTGTTACAGGGCTTCGTCCAGCCAGTGAAGTCTTCAGAGGAGG ATGAGAGTGTGCTGTTGGACTTCAGGCAGTCTCTTTGCAGTATAGTGTTCTCTGCTCTGTCTGAGAACAGTGCTGGGCTCCAGATCACATcactgcgtgtgctcactgcccTGAGCCAACAGACAG TCCTGCTGTTAGAGTCAGATGTGGAGCTGGCTGTTGACCACCTCACCAAGCTCATCCTGGAGGAGGAAGATGCTAAAGTCAG CCTGGCTGTGGTTGAGTGTGCAGGGGCTCTGGCTTGTCTGCATCCTCTAGCCTTCATCTCTAAGATGGTTCCACGGCTGAAGGGGGAGATCTTCTCAG AGTCCATGGCACAAGGTGACAGCGCCACTCTGTCCCAGGAACATTCCCAGCAGGCCGTGCGTCAGCGGTGTTTGACGGCGCTGGCTGCGGTGTCGTCCCGGCCCAGTGTGGTTCAGGAGAGCACACCTGTCCTGCTACAGGTTCTCACCTCCTCACACACTG GCACTGGCTCGTTTTCATTGGAGGAGGTGATCTCTGTGTGCCACAATCTGCAGAGGATAGCAGAGCATGCCCAGGACACTGAAGAGACCGGCCGCGtcttccatgacatcatcattccGCGCCTGCTTGGACTGGCCTTGCAGGCAGCAATGCGGG GGTCCTCAGACCATCCGAGTCCTTTAGTGGAGGAGTCTGTCCTATCAGCCATGGTACCAGTCATCAGCACCACCTGTGCCCGACTACAGTCCCA ACTGGCGGGCCAAACAGCCTCGCGGGCGGTGTCCCTCTTCCTGGATGGTGACATGTCCTTCCTGCCAGAGAATGCCTTCCCCTCCCAGATCCAGCTCCTCAAG AAGCAGGCAGGTGACTCCTGGCGCCAGTCCCAGATGGTGTGTCTTCTCATGGGCTGTGTGTGCTCACTGCCACGGAGT GTGGAGGTTCCACAGATGGACAGGCTACTGTTAGAACTGGAGGAGCTGAGCTGTACCTGTGACCATCCCTTCTCCTACACCTCAGCCGCCAAGTGCTACGCTGGGCTGGTCAACAAGAGGCCTGCAG GAGAAGCCCTGGACTCTCTGATAGACGGGACATTAAAGAGGATCTCCACTGAGCTGGACTGTGCGTCCTCCTCGGTCCGAACGCAGGCGTTCACGCTGCTGCTCTGG GTGGCCAAGGCTCTCCTTCTCCGCTACCACCCTCTGTCCACAGCCCTGACTGACAAG CTTTTCTCCCTGCTCAGTGACTCAGAACTGGGTTCGATAGCTGCCGATGGATTCTCTCTCTTGATGAGCGACTCGCAGGACGTCCTCAACCGCGGTTGCAACGCCGACGTACGCATCATGTACCGCCAACGCTTCTTCACCGAGAACTCGGCCAAGCTTGTCCAGGGCTTTAACTCTGCAGCCCCAG aGAAGAAGTCTGGCTACCTGAAGGCATTGTCTCACATAGTGAACTACCTACCCAGACAGGTTCAGCTCACTGAGCTACCAGCA CTCCTGCCCCTCCTGCTAGAGGCCCTGTCCTGTCCAGACCAGGCGGTGCAGCTGTCCACCCTGTCCTGCCTGCAACCTGTCCTCATGGACCCCCCCTCCGCCCTCATCACTCAGCTGGAGGCGCTAGTAGGCCGcaccctcaccctcaccacaAGCCCTGCTATG AAAGTGCGGATAGCCTCTCTGCGCTGTATCCATGCCCTCTCCCGCTTTCCAGAACATGAG ATCATGCCTTTCCGTGCGAGGGTGCTGCGTGCCCTGGCTGTGCCCCTGGATGACCTCAAGAGGATGGTGAGGAGTGAGGCTGTGGTGGCACGCAATGAATG GTTCCTACTGGGGAGTCCAGGGGGAAGGTGA
- the LOC110491431 gene encoding MMS19 nucleotide excision repair protein homolog isoform X2, with protein MAAGSALLVGLVEEFVSGQQDSKAADTATGLKAGQFTILQLVEALGLHLASSQPQTRARGVQLLSNVLQQCHGDLTEREVDVLLAFYENRLKDHYVITPHVLKGMKALTKCSVLPPGSAVSILKSLFQDVHVQSLMLVERSCVYNILTQLMESRESELKGLGADFVFGFVQSVDGERDPRNLLLAFQIARKIIHGGYDLGKFTEELFEVTSCYFPIDFSPPPNDPHGITQEELILALRAVLTGTPRFAEFLLPLIIEKLDSDVQSAKVDSLQTLTACASVYEHKELAEFLPGLWASLRREVFQTASERVESAGLAALSALTACISRSVLNSDSEDYLNVFLDLVLKDCQHHLCEPDLKLVWPSAKLLQATSTASYRASHRVAAAIMPSLIEQYNSRTQCAQRRTLLEVLQGFVQPVKSSEEDESVLLDFRQSLCSIVFSALSENSAGLQITSLRVLTALSQQTVLLLESDVELAVDHLTKLILEEEDAKVSLAVVECAGALACLHPLAFISKMVPRLKGEIFSESMAQGDSATLSQEHSQQAVRQRCLTALAAVSSRPSVVQESTPVLLQVLTSSHTGTGSFSLEEVISVCHNLQRIAEHAQDTEETGRVFHDIIIPRLLGLALQAAMRGSSDHPSPLVEESVLSAMVPVISTTCARLQSQLAGQTASRAVSLFLDGDMSFLPENAFPSQIQLLKQAGDSWRQSQMVCLLMGCVCSLPRSVEVPQMDRLLLELEELSCTCDHPFSYTSAAKCYAGLVNKRPAGEALDSLIDGTLKRISTELDCASSSVRTQAFTLLLWVAKALLLRYHPLSTALTDKLFSLLSDSELGSIAADGFSLLMSDSQDVLNRGCNADVRIMYRQRFFTENSAKLVQGFNSAAPEKKSGYLKALSHIVNYLPRQVQLTELPALLPLLLEALSCPDQAVQLSTLSCLQPVLMDPPSALITQLEALVGRTLTLTTSPAMKVRIASLRCIHALSRFPEHEIMPFRARVLRALAVPLDDLKRMVRSEAVVARNEWFLLGSPGGR; from the exons ATGGCTGCGGGTAGTGCCTTGCTAGTGGGCTTGGTAGAAGAATTTGTTTCGGGACAACAGGACAGCAAGGCCGCCGACACCGCAACAG GACTCAAGGCTGGACAGTTTACAATACTACAGTTGGTTGAAGCATTGGG ATTGCATCTGGCCAGCTCCCAACCCCAGACCCGAGCCCGTGGTGTCCAGCTCCTCTCCAATGTCCTGCAGCAGTGCCATGgagacctcacagagagagaag TGGACGTCCTTCTAGCGTTTTATGAGAACAGACTCAAGGACCACTATGTCATCACACCACATGTCTTAAAGGGGATGAAAGCGCTG ACAAAATGCTCAGTGTTGCCGCCTGGGTCTGCGGTGTCCATTCTGAAATCACTCTTCCAGGACGTTCATGTGCAG tccctgatgCTGGTGGAGCGATCATGTGTTTACAACATCCTAACCCAGCTTATGGAATCCAGGGAGTCAG AGCTGAAGGGCCTGGGTGCAGACTTTGTCTTTGGGTTTGTCCAGTCAGTGGATGGGGAGAGGGACCCACGCAATCTTCTCCTGGCCTTCCAGATCGCTAGGAAAATCATCCATGGAGGCTATGATCTGG GTAAATTCACAGAGGAGCTGTTTGAAGTTACATCCTGCTATTTCCCCATAGACTTCAGCCCG CCACCCAATGACCCCCACGGCATCACCCAGGAAGAGCTGATCCTCGCCCTGAGGGCCGTGCTCACTGGAACACCACGCTTTGCAGAG TTCCTGCTGCCGCTGATCATTGAGAAGCTGGACTCAGATGTTCAGAGTGCCAAGGTGGACTCCCTGCAGACTCTG ACTGCCTGTGCTTCTGTGTATGAACATAAAGAGCTAGCCGAATTCCTACCAGGCCTTTGGGCCTCGCTGCGCAGGGAG GTGTTCCAGACAGCCAGTGAGAGGGTGGAGTCCGCTGGTCTAGCTGCCCTCAGTGCCCTGACAGCCTGCATCTCCCGCTCCGTCCTCAACTCTGACTCTGAAGACTACCTCAATGTCTTTCTCGACTTGGTCCTCAAAG ACTGTCAGCACCACCTGTGTGAGCCGGACCTGAAGCTGGTGTGGCCCAGCGCAAAGCTGCTGCAGGCCACCTCTACCGCCTCCTACAGGGCGAGCCACAGAGTTGCAGCCGCCATCATGCCGTCCCTCATAGAACAATACAACAGCCGAACACAA TGTGCTCAGCGGCGCACCCTACTGGAGGTGTTACAGGGCTTCGTCCAGCCAGTGAAGTCTTCAGAGGAGG ATGAGAGTGTGCTGTTGGACTTCAGGCAGTCTCTTTGCAGTATAGTGTTCTCTGCTCTGTCTGAGAACAGTGCTGGGCTCCAGATCACATcactgcgtgtgctcactgcccTGAGCCAACAGACAG TCCTGCTGTTAGAGTCAGATGTGGAGCTGGCTGTTGACCACCTCACCAAGCTCATCCTGGAGGAGGAAGATGCTAAAGTCAG CCTGGCTGTGGTTGAGTGTGCAGGGGCTCTGGCTTGTCTGCATCCTCTAGCCTTCATCTCTAAGATGGTTCCACGGCTGAAGGGGGAGATCTTCTCAG AGTCCATGGCACAAGGTGACAGCGCCACTCTGTCCCAGGAACATTCCCAGCAGGCCGTGCGTCAGCGGTGTTTGACGGCGCTGGCTGCGGTGTCGTCCCGGCCCAGTGTGGTTCAGGAGAGCACACCTGTCCTGCTACAGGTTCTCACCTCCTCACACACTG GCACTGGCTCGTTTTCATTGGAGGAGGTGATCTCTGTGTGCCACAATCTGCAGAGGATAGCAGAGCATGCCCAGGACACTGAAGAGACCGGCCGCGtcttccatgacatcatcattccGCGCCTGCTTGGACTGGCCTTGCAGGCAGCAATGCGGG GGTCCTCAGACCATCCGAGTCCTTTAGTGGAGGAGTCTGTCCTATCAGCCATGGTACCAGTCATCAGCACCACCTGTGCCCGACTACAGTCCCA ACTGGCGGGCCAAACAGCCTCGCGGGCGGTGTCCCTCTTCCTGGATGGTGACATGTCCTTCCTGCCAGAGAATGCCTTCCCCTCCCAGATCCAGCTCCTCAAG CAGGCAGGTGACTCCTGGCGCCAGTCCCAGATGGTGTGTCTTCTCATGGGCTGTGTGTGCTCACTGCCACGGAGT GTGGAGGTTCCACAGATGGACAGGCTACTGTTAGAACTGGAGGAGCTGAGCTGTACCTGTGACCATCCCTTCTCCTACACCTCAGCCGCCAAGTGCTACGCTGGGCTGGTCAACAAGAGGCCTGCAG GAGAAGCCCTGGACTCTCTGATAGACGGGACATTAAAGAGGATCTCCACTGAGCTGGACTGTGCGTCCTCCTCGGTCCGAACGCAGGCGTTCACGCTGCTGCTCTGG GTGGCCAAGGCTCTCCTTCTCCGCTACCACCCTCTGTCCACAGCCCTGACTGACAAG CTTTTCTCCCTGCTCAGTGACTCAGAACTGGGTTCGATAGCTGCCGATGGATTCTCTCTCTTGATGAGCGACTCGCAGGACGTCCTCAACCGCGGTTGCAACGCCGACGTACGCATCATGTACCGCCAACGCTTCTTCACCGAGAACTCGGCCAAGCTTGTCCAGGGCTTTAACTCTGCAGCCCCAG aGAAGAAGTCTGGCTACCTGAAGGCATTGTCTCACATAGTGAACTACCTACCCAGACAGGTTCAGCTCACTGAGCTACCAGCA CTCCTGCCCCTCCTGCTAGAGGCCCTGTCCTGTCCAGACCAGGCGGTGCAGCTGTCCACCCTGTCCTGCCTGCAACCTGTCCTCATGGACCCCCCCTCCGCCCTCATCACTCAGCTGGAGGCGCTAGTAGGCCGcaccctcaccctcaccacaAGCCCTGCTATG AAAGTGCGGATAGCCTCTCTGCGCTGTATCCATGCCCTCTCCCGCTTTCCAGAACATGAG ATCATGCCTTTCCGTGCGAGGGTGCTGCGTGCCCTGGCTGTGCCCCTGGATGACCTCAAGAGGATGGTGAGGAGTGAGGCTGTGGTGGCACGCAATGAATG GTTCCTACTGGGGAGTCCAGGGGGAAGGTGA